The Commensalibacter nepenthis genome has a window encoding:
- the leuS gene encoding leucine--tRNA ligase: MSDSPSFSYNFQHTEPFWQQEWEKRRLFDIPNVPDANVPKYYVLEMFPYPSGQLHMGHVRNYTLGDVIARYKRARGYSVLHPMGWDAFGLPAENAAKSRGVSPAKWTMENIAAMRAELKRLGFSLNWDREFATCQPEYYGQQQKLILRLMKEGLLERRESWVNWDPEDQTVLANEQVIDGRGWRSGALIEKKQLFQWFFKITKFAQPLLDGLKTLDNWPDRVKTMQERWLGRSEGAKVRFVLDQAPADFEEPLRSVEVFTTRPDTLFGMAFLAISADHPIAAKLAQNNPKIAEFIAECHRMGTSEEVIEKAEKKGVDTGLHVIHPFMPDQKFPVWIANFVLMDYGTGAVFGCPSGDQRDIDFALRYNLPFTTVIMPQDEDPAQFVVTDKPHAGDGILINSDFLNGLTTAKAKKVAIARLEEMGIGEKIVNWRLRDWGLSRQRYWGCPIPVIHCPTCGVVPVPEDQLPVILPEDVDFSLSGNPLDNHPIWKHVDCPKCHGKAQRETDTCDTFVDSSWYFARFTAPHSFDPLDHAAVNRWMPVDQYIGGIEHAILHLLYARFFTRALNSVGEVGMEEPFKALFTQGMVMHESYKDAAGEWVSPDEIKKTDAGFVKRDTGEAITVGRIEKMSKSKKNTIAPSAIIERFGADTARWFILSDNPPERDMEWTEEGAVATSRFLQRLYRVVSIIAQDVPEDVVLPEQFAQTADDLRRMTHRTIVAVTEALDGFAMNVAIARLHELTNAVADAEKQAKETGMGFARREAAYMLSLLCGPLVPHMAEDMMRLLGMQDKLVAQTPWPIADDSLLAATRVVIAVQIKGKLRGTIEVVPDMDKDAVIALAREERAVAKFLDGKEIIKTIYVPNKIVNFVVGG; encoded by the coding sequence ATGAGTGACTCTCCTTCTTTTTCGTATAATTTCCAACATACAGAACCGTTTTGGCAACAAGAATGGGAAAAGCGTCGCTTATTCGATATTCCCAACGTTCCTGATGCGAATGTTCCTAAATATTATGTTCTGGAAATGTTTCCTTACCCTTCGGGGCAATTGCATATGGGGCATGTGCGGAATTATACGCTGGGGGATGTGATTGCTCGGTATAAACGTGCGCGTGGCTATAGTGTTTTGCACCCAATGGGTTGGGATGCTTTTGGGTTGCCAGCAGAAAATGCCGCCAAAAGCCGTGGTGTATCGCCAGCAAAATGGACGATGGAAAATATCGCTGCCATGCGTGCCGAGCTCAAACGCTTGGGTTTTTCTTTGAATTGGGATCGCGAATTTGCGACTTGCCAACCTGAATATTATGGACAACAACAAAAACTCATTCTTCGTTTGATGAAAGAAGGCTTGCTGGAACGTCGTGAGAGCTGGGTAAATTGGGATCCAGAAGACCAAACCGTTCTGGCTAATGAACAAGTTATCGATGGCAGAGGTTGGCGTTCTGGTGCATTGATTGAAAAAAAGCAGCTCTTTCAATGGTTTTTTAAGATTACCAAATTTGCCCAACCTTTGTTAGATGGTTTAAAAACGCTGGATAATTGGCCAGATCGTGTCAAAACCATGCAGGAACGTTGGTTGGGACGTTCAGAGGGCGCAAAAGTTCGATTTGTTTTGGATCAAGCTCCAGCAGATTTCGAAGAGCCACTACGATCTGTTGAAGTTTTTACCACGCGCCCTGATACCTTATTCGGAATGGCATTTTTGGCGATTTCTGCGGATCATCCTATTGCTGCAAAACTTGCTCAGAATAATCCTAAAATTGCTGAATTTATTGCTGAATGTCACCGTATGGGGACTTCAGAAGAGGTGATTGAAAAAGCCGAAAAAAAAGGTGTTGATACAGGCTTGCATGTTATTCATCCTTTTATGCCTGATCAAAAATTCCCTGTTTGGATTGCAAATTTTGTGTTGATGGATTACGGCACAGGTGCTGTATTTGGATGCCCATCAGGCGATCAACGGGATATTGATTTTGCTTTGAGATATAATCTACCTTTTACAACGGTCATCATGCCTCAAGACGAAGATCCAGCCCAATTTGTGGTTACGGACAAGCCTCATGCGGGTGATGGTATTCTCATTAATTCAGATTTTTTAAACGGGCTGACGACTGCCAAAGCTAAAAAAGTAGCGATTGCGCGTTTAGAAGAAATGGGCATTGGTGAGAAAATTGTTAATTGGCGGTTAAGAGATTGGGGCTTATCGCGTCAGCGTTATTGGGGCTGCCCAATTCCTGTGATTCATTGTCCAACTTGTGGTGTGGTTCCTGTTCCGGAAGATCAATTGCCCGTTATTTTACCAGAAGATGTTGATTTCTCTTTGTCTGGTAATCCATTGGATAATCATCCCATATGGAAGCATGTTGATTGTCCGAAATGTCATGGCAAAGCACAAAGAGAAACCGATACATGTGATACATTTGTGGATAGCTCTTGGTATTTTGCACGCTTTACAGCACCGCATTCATTTGATCCACTCGATCATGCTGCGGTGAATCGTTGGATGCCAGTCGATCAATATATCGGTGGGATTGAGCATGCTATCCTTCATCTGCTTTATGCTCGTTTCTTTACGCGTGCTTTAAATAGTGTGGGTGAAGTCGGTATGGAAGAACCCTTTAAAGCACTCTTTACCCAAGGCATGGTGATGCATGAAAGCTATAAAGATGCTGCGGGTGAGTGGGTATCTCCTGACGAAATTAAAAAGACGGATGCGGGTTTTGTAAAGCGCGATACTGGGGAGGCAATTACGGTTGGGCGTATTGAAAAAATGTCCAAATCCAAGAAAAATACGATTGCGCCTTCTGCGATCATAGAGCGTTTTGGCGCGGATACAGCACGTTGGTTTATTTTATCAGATAATCCACCAGAGCGTGATATGGAATGGACAGAAGAGGGCGCTGTTGCAACTTCTCGGTTCTTGCAACGTTTATATCGTGTTGTGTCTATTATTGCCCAAGATGTTCCAGAAGATGTTGTTTTGCCAGAGCAATTTGCCCAAACTGCAGATGATTTGCGTCGTATGACCCATCGCACCATTGTTGCGGTGACTGAGGCATTGGATGGGTTTGCAATGAATGTGGCGATTGCCCGTTTACATGAATTGACAAATGCGGTTGCTGATGCAGAAAAACAAGCCAAAGAAACGGGTATGGGTTTTGCCCGTCGTGAAGCAGCGTATATGTTAAGTTTATTATGTGGCCCCTTGGTTCCGCATATGGCTGAAGATATGATGCGTTTACTGGGAATGCAAGACAAATTAGTTGCACAAACCCCTTGGCCAATCGCTGATGACTCTTTACTTGCTGCAACGCGTGTTGTCATTGCGGTGCAAATCAAAGGAAAGCTCAGAGGAACAATTGAAGTGGTTCCTGATATGGATAAGGATGCTGTGATTGCCCTTGCACGTGAAGAAAGAGCGGTTGCAAAATTCTTAGATGGTAAAGAAATTATAAAAACCATTTATGTCCCTAATAAGATCGTTAATTTTGTGGTAGGCGGATGA
- the larC gene encoding nickel pincer cofactor biosynthesis protein LarC — MKIAYLDCFAGMSSSRFIGALVDAGVPAEILYEAVDALDIGARLDLMHIKRNMIETTKAHVSLVSADIDLESTPYYELPIFLERHESPENLKLLSTIIALISNASISERAKELAIDTFTFLAQAEAEVRALPIEEIYFHEVRALNTVVTVTLCCVGCDWLNIDQWYVSPLNVGSGMLKYPQGSLPVPTPATLKLLGDKASIFSEGPQKELLTSTCAALLKALKVSFAPYPPVCITNIGYGAGRIEYDNLPNFLRVCIGHIDGGKKQNVNHEVIVTEAEFTDLRPEQINKLQQELYERAAQLIYTQPIVSSTHQVTEKLTVISLPEDAVAIRYHLFSQIPLHTVHWHTEHYEDLIHYEELVLTPWGEVKVQVGQLLDNKIIFVIPDAQICESVAQKHDLHPDQIRKTVKTLFLTRKKT, encoded by the coding sequence GTGAAAATTGCGTATCTGGATTGTTTTGCAGGGATGAGCAGCAGTCGATTTATTGGGGCGTTGGTGGATGCGGGTGTGCCTGCGGAAATATTATATGAAGCGGTGGACGCATTGGATATTGGCGCGCGTTTGGATTTAATGCATATCAAGCGTAACATGATCGAAACGACCAAAGCACATGTCAGTTTGGTTTCAGCAGATATTGATTTGGAATCAACCCCTTATTATGAACTGCCTATTTTTCTAGAACGACATGAATCACCTGAAAATTTAAAGTTGTTGAGTACGATTATTGCGTTGATTTCCAATGCGTCTATATCGGAAAGAGCAAAAGAATTGGCGATAGATACCTTTACGTTTCTTGCTCAGGCAGAGGCAGAGGTGCGGGCATTACCTATAGAAGAAATCTATTTTCATGAAGTCAGAGCATTAAATACAGTTGTGACGGTTACGTTGTGTTGTGTTGGTTGTGATTGGTTAAATATTGACCAATGGTATGTATCGCCTTTGAATGTAGGGTCAGGGATGTTGAAATATCCCCAAGGATCTCTACCAGTTCCAACACCTGCGACTTTAAAGTTGCTAGGGGATAAAGCCTCTATTTTTTCAGAAGGGCCTCAAAAAGAGCTGTTGACCTCAACCTGTGCAGCATTGCTGAAAGCATTAAAAGTCAGTTTTGCACCTTATCCGCCCGTATGCATTACTAATATTGGATATGGTGCAGGCAGAATAGAATATGACAATTTGCCTAATTTTTTAAGAGTCTGTATCGGGCATATTGATGGCGGGAAAAAGCAAAATGTTAATCATGAGGTTATTGTAACCGAGGCAGAATTTACAGATTTACGACCTGAACAAATTAATAAATTGCAACAGGAGCTTTATGAAAGAGCCGCGCAATTAATTTATACACAACCTATTGTCTCATCGACTCATCAGGTTACGGAAAAATTGACAGTTATTTCTTTACCTGAGGATGCAGTGGCGATACGTTATCATTTATTTTCTCAAATCCCGTTACATACGGTGCATTGGCATACAGAACATTACGAAGATTTAATCCATTACGAAGAGTTGGTATTAACCCCTTGGGGTGAGGTCAAAGTGCAAGTGGGTCAATTATTGGATAATAAAATTATTTTTGTGATTCCAGATGCCCAGATTTGTGAATCTGTTGCCCAAAAACATGATTTACATCCAGATCAGATCCGTAAAACGGTAAAAACGCTTTTTTTAACAAGAAAAAAAACGTAA
- the lptE gene encoding LPS assembly lipoprotein LptE, producing the protein MKVISKFLTTFGVLLGIGVMLSGCGFKPMYGKTANLDVNDELQKIYVPVLPNRYGQLVRQALQQNLAGAGPEDPKTYQLDVSPNLSEEAIDIHYDNSAGRARMIGTAHWALKTISINPVVLAQGDAQTMDGYTVTYEQYFAQSLNDETAQARVAKNLADEVTQQVATWFRNNDTYQTKAKTPDTPKPTYMLPSMNPGSNGAATQGVGVDGIPAMATGRNTMIPVGMDNMTTDDVPGN; encoded by the coding sequence ATGAAAGTAATTAGCAAGTTTCTAACAACCTTCGGTGTCTTATTAGGTATTGGGGTAATGTTGTCAGGATGTGGGTTTAAACCTATGTATGGCAAAACTGCAAACTTAGATGTAAATGATGAGCTACAGAAAATTTATGTTCCTGTATTACCTAATCGTTATGGTCAGCTTGTCCGTCAAGCATTGCAACAGAACCTTGCGGGTGCGGGACCAGAGGATCCAAAAACTTATCAATTAGATGTTTCTCCTAATTTATCAGAAGAAGCAATTGATATTCATTATGATAACTCTGCGGGTCGCGCAAGAATGATAGGAACCGCACATTGGGCGTTAAAGACGATTTCAATTAATCCTGTTGTGTTGGCTCAAGGTGATGCTCAGACAATGGATGGGTATACCGTTACTTATGAGCAATATTTTGCACAAAGTTTGAATGATGAAACGGCTCAAGCTCGTGTTGCAAAAAATTTGGCGGATGAAGTCACGCAACAGGTTGCGACATGGTTCAGAAATAATGATACGTATCAAACCAAAGCAAAAACACCAGATACACCCAAACCAACCTATATGTTACCTAGTATGAATCCTGGATCTAATGGTGCAGCAACTCAAGGTGTTGGGGTTGATGGGATACCTGCAATGGCAACAGGTCGGAATACGATGATTCCTGTGGGTATGGATAATATGACGACTGATGATGTGCCTGGTAATTAA
- a CDS encoding tetratricopeptide repeat protein, giving the protein MKRSVRIMLYCVGVTALTSTLAIACAPYFPWQLLDNRKQTLLDLPATDSFSQKVKNLGVVTAEEKKNLYSASNINDPYIGQTTCPNTDEAYKKAAILFHNKQWEDAYSAFSMLAYNSNPAQQVCAKYTLGRIEKELGHFEDAVQSFNSTAYLVAHGAPDPLHLGIDAYGEAAGVILDQIGTRSYPEDGAVLWKVGSLKEDSFLQLQRAVDFYLKQVKLGDDGGLNSIIVILRGLSNPDNHDAKLLLEQAVRNSLMRKLLLAYVLTYEDDYMVRSKPQIPNILNAFLQVGLDPKSDFEDMGSLAAFAYQNNDMERAESFAEYDWNRNQKALDAWILAKIALRKGDKKKAQDYYHQAISHFNDESLQTRSKQRVQGERAVLTLSQGNFVQALEELWPVRDIYWGDIVYLAENVLTPDELRQFVNSHTQVPKDPKAVCNRDVEEDYVDQNAAETSDYEYNIRYSFDSGYSLKGSPILLRHLLARRLMREGRLQEAAPYFVQIGDANCKDTPKHVQIEQSYIKATTDMRKSFWATDRAKAAWNAATILHQHGMELMGTFGYPDQNPGTYPEGIGQMIGPVNDPNNKPWSVPAEQVRTGASWPIPNHRFHYRYLAVEDALYAANLIPHQSQAYAALLCHANGWMQKTSYHYGVSVVDGTESSYSRRLLGTVDDSQFAYAKSRELYNLYLKNGAVVPFATTFGYNCPQPKFGAVPKLKRDLFWKEVKKSLQSLRGH; this is encoded by the coding sequence ATGAAGCGGTCTGTCAGAATTATGCTGTATTGTGTCGGAGTGACTGCATTAACATCGACATTGGCGATTGCTTGTGCTCCGTATTTTCCGTGGCAGCTATTGGATAATCGTAAACAAACGTTGCTCGATTTGCCAGCGACTGACAGTTTTTCTCAGAAAGTAAAAAATCTTGGTGTTGTGACGGCAGAAGAAAAGAAGAATTTATATTCTGCGAGTAATATCAATGATCCATATATTGGTCAAACGACTTGCCCCAACACAGACGAAGCCTATAAAAAAGCAGCAATCTTATTTCATAATAAACAATGGGAAGATGCCTATTCTGCGTTTTCAATGTTAGCCTATAACAGCAACCCAGCCCAACAAGTTTGCGCCAAATATACCCTTGGGCGTATTGAAAAAGAGTTAGGGCATTTTGAGGATGCGGTTCAATCCTTTAATAGTACGGCTTATTTAGTGGCACACGGTGCGCCTGATCCTTTACATTTGGGGATCGATGCGTATGGCGAGGCGGCAGGAGTGATCTTGGATCAGATTGGCACGCGCAGTTATCCAGAAGATGGTGCGGTTCTTTGGAAGGTTGGTTCTTTAAAAGAAGATAGTTTCTTACAACTTCAAAGGGCTGTGGATTTTTATCTCAAACAAGTCAAATTGGGGGATGATGGTGGGCTGAACTCTATCATTGTGATTTTAAGAGGGTTAAGCAATCCTGATAATCATGATGCTAAGTTACTCTTAGAGCAAGCTGTTCGGAATTCTTTGATGCGTAAGCTATTATTGGCTTATGTCTTAACGTACGAAGATGATTATATGGTTCGTTCTAAACCTCAAATCCCAAATATACTAAATGCCTTTTTACAAGTTGGGTTAGACCCCAAAAGTGATTTTGAGGATATGGGATCGTTGGCTGCTTTTGCCTATCAAAATAACGATATGGAAAGGGCGGAGTCCTTTGCAGAATATGACTGGAACAGAAATCAAAAGGCTCTTGATGCATGGATTTTGGCTAAGATTGCTTTAAGAAAAGGCGATAAGAAAAAGGCTCAAGACTATTACCATCAAGCCATCAGCCATTTTAATGATGAAAGTTTACAGACGCGCAGTAAACAACGTGTCCAAGGTGAACGTGCTGTTTTAACTTTGTCTCAAGGAAATTTTGTTCAGGCTTTGGAAGAATTATGGCCAGTAAGAGATATTTATTGGGGGGATATTGTATATCTTGCAGAAAATGTGTTAACGCCCGACGAATTGCGGCAGTTTGTAAATAGTCACACACAAGTTCCCAAGGATCCAAAAGCGGTATGTAATAGAGATGTTGAGGAAGATTATGTCGATCAAAATGCTGCTGAAACTTCCGATTATGAATATAATATAAGGTATAGTTTTGATAGTGGGTATAGTTTAAAAGGTAGCCCTATACTTTTACGTCATTTATTAGCTCGTCGATTGATGAGAGAAGGGCGTTTACAAGAAGCAGCCCCGTATTTTGTTCAGATTGGTGATGCAAATTGTAAAGATACACCTAAACATGTTCAAATAGAGCAATCTTATATCAAAGCAACAACAGATATGCGTAAAAGTTTTTGGGCAACTGATCGTGCCAAGGCTGCATGGAATGCTGCAACGATATTACATCAACATGGGATGGAGTTAATGGGGACTTTTGGATATCCAGATCAAAATCCTGGAACATATCCAGAAGGGATTGGTCAGATGATTGGTCCTGTTAATGATCCTAATAACAAACCATGGAGCGTACCAGCAGAGCAAGTCAGAACAGGGGCTTCTTGGCCTATTCCTAATCATCGTTTTCATTATCGTTATTTGGCAGTCGAAGATGCTTTATATGCCGCAAACTTAATTCCGCACCAATCACAAGCCTATGCAGCATTATTATGTCATGCGAATGGTTGGATGCAGAAAACATCTTATCATTATGGAGTATCTGTGGTTGATGGTACAGAATCATCATATTCACGTAGGTTGTTAGGTACTGTGGATGACTCTCAATTCGCCTATGCTAAATCCAGAGAGCTTTATAATCTTTACTTAAAAAATGGTGCGGTTGTTCCTTTCGCAACGACTTTTGGATATAACTGCCCACAACCTAAATTTGGTGCCGTGCCAAAATTAAAGCGTGATTTATTCTGGAAAGAGGTCAAAAAATCGTTACAATCGCTCAGAGGACATTAG
- the holA gene encoding DNA polymerase III subunit delta, which yields MKIDARNIISLLQGPIQFRVYLIYGENSGLVRERASQLVKKVAGRLDDPFQVCVLDKEHHERLNEEATALSLMGGQRAVWVREASDALAKTLETLCALYPVEKHDPSDFDSVVIIEAGSLSPRSPLRVLAEKHPLIAAIPCYAETGRSLDETLRVLLGKKRIAPDAFRYLLAILGTDRALIRNEIEKLLLYVGSDLEITLIHVQQAIGDDAEYSVEDVVYAAMCGQPAMVDKALTKAIKEGVNMVALTRSLLQHVDRLLQARFLFEEGMPAKVAISKLSPPVFFKRTDGFLKAMDSWNSEALYVLLRYAQKLEYLCKQTAIPAETLCQHFMMTVAQHVKEKKNYLDERKLFSNL from the coding sequence ATGAAAATAGATGCACGAAATATCATAAGTCTTTTACAAGGACCTATACAATTTCGTGTCTATTTGATTTATGGTGAAAATAGCGGGCTTGTTCGCGAAAGGGCAAGCCAGCTTGTTAAAAAAGTTGCTGGTCGTTTGGATGACCCTTTTCAAGTCTGTGTGCTGGATAAAGAACATCATGAACGATTAAACGAAGAAGCAACGGCACTGTCTTTGATGGGTGGGCAACGGGCTGTATGGGTTCGTGAAGCGAGTGACGCACTTGCGAAAACACTTGAAACATTATGTGCTTTATACCCTGTAGAGAAGCATGATCCGTCTGATTTTGATTCTGTTGTCATTATTGAGGCAGGTAGTTTATCCCCAAGATCGCCTTTGCGTGTCTTAGCAGAAAAGCATCCTTTGATTGCAGCCATTCCTTGTTATGCAGAAACAGGACGTTCCTTGGACGAAACCCTTCGTGTATTATTGGGTAAAAAAAGAATAGCGCCTGATGCTTTTCGATATTTGCTGGCTATTTTAGGAACGGATAGAGCATTAATTCGTAATGAAATAGAAAAATTATTATTATATGTTGGGTCTGATCTTGAGATTACTTTGATCCATGTGCAACAAGCGATTGGCGATGATGCAGAATATTCGGTTGAAGATGTTGTTTATGCCGCCATGTGTGGGCAACCAGCCATGGTTGATAAAGCCCTGACCAAGGCGATCAAAGAAGGCGTGAATATGGTTGCGTTGACCCGTAGTTTGTTGCAGCATGTGGATCGTTTATTACAAGCACGGTTTTTATTTGAAGAGGGCATGCCCGCTAAAGTCGCTATTTCCAAGTTAAGCCCGCCTGTTTTTTTTAAACGTACGGACGGTTTTTTAAAAGCGATGGATAGTTGGAATTCTGAAGCACTTTATGTGTTATTACGTTATGCGCAAAAATTGGAATATTTGTGTAAACAAACAGCAATTCCCGCAGAAACTCTGTGCCAGCACTTTATGATGACTGTGGCACAACATGTAAAAGAGAAAAAAAACTATTTAGATGAACGCAAGCTCTTTTCAAATTTATAA
- a CDS encoding mechanosensitive ion channel family protein: MQSLTSMLDWIYSHKIVFSLLSIVLMLFSGFIASIICKYFLLSIVRQFILHKNSSSDDQKKDIRITERLAHIAPVITVYFMSLWIQGLPPGLVEAIHTICAVILIINITILINELLDMTKDAYAKKHGAKSGSIKGYIQIGKIVISSVAVILIVATLSNKSPIIIISSLGAIAAVLMLVFQHTLISLVANIQVSSSNVIRLGDWIEMPVVNISGEVTDIALHTITIRNWDNTISQVPTKNFITETYTNWQPMFESGGRRIKRSFFVDQSSIIFFNKELLNSLQSYDGEIVDNIKTHITTKIALPQYQNITNLGLYRSFILEYLKAREDICKDMYIVVRQLSPTSEGLPIEIYCFTSNVFWNEYEETQSEIFEFMYATTTFFKLGVYQKPSGIDIQKSSSIQANSSSDLN, encoded by the coding sequence ATGCAAAGCTTAACATCAATGTTGGATTGGATTTATTCCCATAAAATCGTATTTTCTTTATTATCCATCGTGTTGATGTTGTTTTCTGGATTTATTGCATCAATTATTTGTAAATATTTTCTATTAAGCATTGTTCGCCAGTTTATTCTACACAAAAACAGCAGCAGTGATGATCAAAAGAAAGATATCCGTATTACGGAACGCTTGGCTCATATTGCGCCTGTTATTACTGTATATTTTATGTCCTTATGGATCCAAGGTTTACCCCCGGGTTTAGTCGAGGCCATTCATACAATTTGTGCCGTGATATTAATCATCAATATCACGATATTAATCAACGAATTGCTGGATATGACCAAAGATGCATACGCCAAAAAACATGGTGCTAAATCTGGGTCTATCAAAGGATATATCCAAATTGGTAAGATTGTTATTTCTTCAGTTGCGGTCATATTAATTGTTGCTACGTTGTCTAATAAATCCCCAATCATTATCATCTCTAGTTTAGGTGCAATCGCAGCCGTATTAATGTTAGTGTTTCAACATACATTGATTTCATTGGTTGCTAATATTCAAGTATCCTCTTCGAATGTTATTCGTCTAGGGGACTGGATTGAAATGCCTGTTGTGAATATTAGTGGCGAAGTCACCGATATTGCATTACATACAATTACTATAAGGAACTGGGATAATACCATTTCACAAGTCCCTACCAAGAATTTCATCACCGAGACTTATACAAACTGGCAACCCATGTTTGAATCAGGCGGTCGCAGAATTAAACGCAGCTTTTTTGTCGATCAATCCAGTATTATTTTTTTTAACAAAGAGTTACTCAACAGTTTGCAATCTTATGATGGCGAAATTGTCGATAATATTAAAACTCACATAACAACAAAAATTGCTTTGCCCCAATATCAAAATATTACCAATCTGGGATTATATCGCAGCTTTATTCTTGAATATTTAAAAGCCCGCGAAGATATTTGCAAAGATATGTATATTGTTGTTCGGCAACTTAGCCCCACTTCTGAAGGACTACCGATTGAGATTTATTGTTTTACCTCAAATGTGTTTTGGAACGAATATGAAGAAACGCAGTCAGAAATTTTTGAATTTATGTATGCCACCACAACCTTTTTTAAACTGGGTGTTTATCAAAAACCTTCGGGAATTGATATTCAAAAATCCTCTTCAATACAAGCCAATAGCTCATCTGATTTAAATTAG
- a CDS encoding DUF3576 domain-containing protein, with protein MNFVSSLSFSRLLLVASALSLGLTACSKDKKQENLAFPDQRLVGVDRSAIGGDDSLQGGVNAYLWRAAVDTLSFMPFISADAVGGTIVTDWYQPVPANAERFQIICSVLDRRLRSDSISVVVHRQVKDNGQWVDAPVANNTASDITSKIQVRARELRADKYQK; from the coding sequence ATGAATTTTGTATCCTCATTGTCGTTTTCTCGACTTTTATTGGTGGCAAGTGCCTTGTCTTTGGGGCTTACAGCATGTTCCAAAGACAAAAAACAAGAAAATTTGGCATTTCCAGACCAACGTTTGGTTGGTGTAGATCGTTCTGCAATAGGTGGGGATGATAGTTTACAAGGTGGCGTTAATGCTTATCTTTGGCGTGCTGCGGTTGATACATTGTCTTTTATGCCTTTTATATCAGCCGATGCGGTTGGGGGAACAATTGTTACCGATTGGTATCAACCCGTTCCAGCAAACGCAGAGCGTTTCCAAATTATTTGCTCGGTTCTGGATCGTCGTTTGCGTTCTGATTCGATCAGTGTTGTTGTTCATCGTCAAGTCAAAGACAATGGACAATGGGTTGATGCGCCCGTGGCAAATAACACGGCATCTGATATCACCAGTAAAATTCAAGTTCGTGCACGTGAATTACGTGCTGATAAATATCAAAAATAA
- a CDS encoding tetratricopeptide repeat protein — protein MRQQNSFFITIIGLGIGLFSNASLARPVFSEQQLSNLTIIRPFADLSDAITRHNHDYENSKGQQQKKRLLSVNYLSLLNKDRTCPQTDVAYQQALELYKKQQWTQAQTAFTALIGTGSEPQQVCVSFKLGQVENQLGNHAKASRLFVKTYKLVADKAYPDPLHLGIDALGESAGAMLDQIGTRSLSDKGIVIWKVGPYKENPPSSYEATSILGYEGMEIHENSQDLFEKIIDYYTTQVTLGHDKAIDSISAVFTGITDPDNPNAPVLLKDALYTDRIRDILWAYLFNAQKGIYYISDPKIRIYIENFIIKTIDGTNVDIGGTEGYLAALAFQNNDLAKAHQFAQFRWNVSQQTDPLAAWVLAKIAYKKGDIDTAKSYYSKALLASADEKTPKILQQYITEENYMMQSIKKKDSKIIAR, from the coding sequence ATGCGACAACAAAATAGCTTTTTCATTACGATTATCGGTTTGGGAATAGGACTTTTTTCTAACGCCTCACTGGCGCGTCCTGTGTTTTCCGAACAGCAATTATCTAATTTAACGATTATTCGACCTTTTGCCGATCTTTCTGATGCAATAACACGTCATAATCATGATTACGAGAACAGTAAGGGGCAACAACAAAAAAAGAGATTACTATCAGTCAACTATCTATCTTTATTAAACAAAGATCGTACATGCCCTCAAACAGATGTTGCTTATCAACAAGCGTTAGAATTATATAAAAAGCAACAATGGACACAAGCACAAACAGCATTTACCGCATTAATTGGCACAGGTTCTGAACCTCAACAAGTCTGTGTCAGTTTCAAATTAGGGCAAGTCGAAAATCAACTAGGGAACCACGCAAAAGCCAGTCGTTTATTTGTAAAAACATACAAATTGGTTGCCGATAAAGCCTATCCTGATCCTTTGCATTTGGGTATTGATGCGTTGGGGGAAAGTGCAGGGGCGATGTTGGATCAAATTGGAACTCGCAGCCTGTCTGATAAAGGGATCGTCATTTGGAAGGTCGGCCCTTACAAAGAAAATCCACCATCATCGTATGAGGCGACCTCTATTCTTGGTTATGAAGGGATGGAAATACATGAGAATAGTCAAGATTTATTCGAAAAAATCATAGATTATTATACAACTCAAGTAACATTAGGGCATGATAAAGCGATTGATTCGATTTCCGCGGTTTTTACAGGAATTACTGATCCTGATAACCCCAATGCACCAGTTTTGTTAAAAGATGCACTCTATACTGATCGAATTAGGGATATTTTGTGGGCTTATTTATTTAATGCACAAAAAGGCATTTATTATATTTCTGATCCTAAGATCCGGATTTATATTGAAAATTTTATTATTAAAACAATCGATGGTACCAATGTTGATATTGGTGGAACAGAAGGTTACCTTGCAGCCTTAGCTTTTCAAAATAATGACTTGGCTAAAGCACATCAATTTGCACAATTTCGTTGGAATGTCTCTCAACAAACAGATCCTTTGGCAGCATGGGTGCTGGCGAAAATTGCTTATAAAAAAGGTGATATTGATACAGCAAAATCCTATTATTCCAAAGCATTACTGGCGAGTGCTGATGAAAAAACGCCTAAAATATTACAACAATATATTACCGAGGAAAATTATATGATGCAGAGTATAAAAAAGAAAGATAGCAAAATTATCGCGCGATAG